Part of the Aciduliprofundum boonei T469 genome is shown below.
CCGTGGTTTTTAGATGGTCGTATAGAGGGATATCTGGGACGCTAACATAGATGGCCGATGGTACATACTTGGTGTATTTCAAAAGAATGTAGAGGAGTGTGTTTATATCCTCCTTGCCTTGAATGGTAAGGTTTTTTAATTCTCTCTTTAGCTTGTCTTCTATTGAACCGTATAGAACTTGGGAGTTCGTTGCATATGTACTTGGATACTGGAGTTTTCTCTCAAGTGAAGCCAAAGAATAACCTACCTTCCCCTTGCTTCCAAATCCTATGTCTATATAGGAATAAACCGATATGAGTGGAGTTTGGTTGATATTTGTATCTATACCCTCAGACTCCATTCTATCGTGCTCTGCCGATTCCCCATCCGAGTCCTTCAGTATTTTCAAAAGCTCCGGGTATTTTCCCTCGTAAGATATTTGATGATGAGAAATCACAAGCTTAATGGTTTCATCTTTTATCTCTGGACTAGCATTCAGGTTCTCATTCAAAAATTCAGCGCCGAAGACTTCGTGTTTCTTCTCTTTGAACCTTGTAGAAGCCCTTTGATTCAATTTTCCTATATCATGCAAAAGAGCAGATAAAACCAGAACTTTTTCTTGGATATCGTTCATTGTTGAGCCTATGTTTTTAGTACTATTTAATTTTTGTTCCGTAATTTTTAATGGCTCATAATTTTCCAGAGCCCTTCTATATCCTCAAACAAAACATTAGTGGAATTCACTCTCTTCTCACCTTTCTCCCCAGAGTACAGCACAACTAGGGCATATTCTGGCTCGTACTTTTCTATGAAAGCTCTCATGCTCTTCTCAACCTTCTCTGGCTTTGCTTGGAGCTTTACCTCTATAGGCACTATTTTCCCATCTCTCTCCACTATGAAATCCACCTCTGCCTTTGACTTCGTTCTCCAGTATCTTGGCTCCAAGCCCATCTTAATTAGCTCGGAGAGAACATAGTTTTCAAATAGTAACCCGTCCATCTCCCTAGGATAGAATCCTGCGACGGAATTACGCAGACCCGTGTCCAAGAAGTATATCTTTGGCTGCTTTGTTATTTCTCTGGACCTATTCGTGAAGAATGGGGGCACTTCCACTATTATCCCGCTCTTCCTCAATGCATCCAAATATTTTCTCAATGTTTGATAAGATATTCCCAAGGCATTAGCCATATTTGAATAGGATAGCAGAGTTCCACTGTTTACGGCTATGTACTTGGACAATCTCTCAACCATGCCTATGTTCTCTATTGAAAAACTTCTGCTCACATCCTTCAGTATCATAGTTTCGTGCAAATTCCTCAAATGCTCTTTTTTCATCTCTATGCTCTCTTCCAAAACCACGCGGGGAAAACCACCATAGAGAGTATGCTCCCACACAGCCCTTTTCAATATCTCTTCATCCAAAACCTTGTAACCCTTTGCTCTGAGAAATTCGTGGATGTTGAAGGTATTGAGTCTCAAAATACCAACTCTCCCAACCAGAAAAGATAGAACATCCTTGCTTAAGATGATCTCGGATGAGGAAGTGATCCAGAGCCTGTGTCCCGTATCTGCTAGATACTTTAACTTTGAACCGGGATCTTTGCAGTACTGCACTTCATCAAGCACTGCCAAATCATAGCCCTCTATGTACTGCACCATGAATTTCTTAATATCCTCATCAAATAATCTCCTCGCATCTGGATCATCAAACAAAACATAGGAAGAATTATGCCCTTTCATCAGCTCTTTTAGCATTGTAGTTTTCCCCGATTGCCGTGGGCCCACGAGCGCAACTACGGAATAACTGTCGGCTACCTTCTTGAATTTATCTTCCAAATCTCTGTGAACATACATACATGTTTCTCATGGCTTATAGCTATATTAATCTTACCAAAATTGAAATGTGGTTAAATTCTAGTCCAACTAAAATTAAAATAAGATTCAAAAATAGAAAGGAAGATTGTTATTCTTCACTTTCTTGCACGGCGTAAATTACTATTAAACCACTCTTCTCGTAAACTTTCTTGAATATTGCATGCTCTTTGTCTGCGGACAAACCGAATATGTTCAGATATATAGTTTCTTCATCTTCCACTGTATCATCTCCAATTCATCCATACGCATTTATCCACTCGGACTTCTTTCCCTCTACCTTTTCGTTCTTTCCATCCTTAAGAACCTTGGACACGAACTCGCATAGATATTCAGGATTGTCTTCAAACATAGCAACCATAGTCATTTGGAGTGCTTCATCATCTGGCAGCACATCCATCAACATCTTTTGCATTCCTATTTTCAGTATGAAATTGATGTAATCGTCCATGCTATCTAACTCATCACCTACCATGGCATCTATTACCTTCTTGAAATGTCCAACCTGCCGGTAAATCTCCTTATCTACGATTGCAGTGTAGCTGTTATTCTCAGGCACATCTTCCATCTTTTCCACACATTCTTCCACACTCATAGGATCACCACTTAACCTTTGGATACGGAGAATAAATAGATTTTCACGAAGTATCAAAAAATCATTTATATGTAGTTTCAGACCTTTTCTCAATTTTCACAATAAGTACTTCTTTTCTTTGCTTATCTATCATATATAAAATCCTGTATCTACCAACTCTTTTTCTCCTTATATTTTCATAGCCTTCAACCTTTATGGTTCCTTTATGCCAAGGATCTTTTCCTATCTCTATTACTGCTTCTTTTATTTTCTCTTTCAATTTTTCATCTTTTAATCCTTTAATCTGTCTCCTGCTTTTAGGAGAGAAAAGAATGTCGTAGCTCATTCAAAAACTTCCTCCATCTTGTAGTAGTGTCCTTTTTCTCTCTCATCAACTGCTTCTATGATATCTCGCATATCTTCCTCTGTTAGTATCTCATCCCTGTTTACTATTCTTACCACTATCTTATCATCTTTTATCTTTACAGGAGAGACGAGTTTTAAAACGCCATTCTCGTATATGGCTTCTACTTCCATAATTATACATTCTTCTCTCCTATTTTAAGGTTTTTCCCATAAGTGTTGAAAATTACGGGAAAAGTTTAAAATAAAGGATTCAGGTATGTCCAAAGTATGCAACTGAAAATCTATGATGGAGCAGAGAGTATTGGTGGCTCTAAGATTTATCTTAGAGATGGAAACCATGGAATTTTCTTGGATTTTGGGCTGAATTTCAACATTATGGGCAAGTACTTTAAAGAGTTCATATCTATGCGTGCAATTCGTGGATTGAACGACCCTATAGAGATGAATTTGTTACCACCCATAGATGTTTATAGAGAGGATTTGATTCCTTCAGATCTGAATACTTCTAACTGGGAGAGAATACCCGTGGATGCTGTGCTTCTCACCCATGCGCACATGGACCATTACGGGATGATTGGATATCTGAGATTTGACATACCCCTCGTTGCCTCGCCCGAGACTCTGGCAATAATAAAGGCGTATCAAGATGCAGGAAAATCAGATAATGCAACATCTGTGATATACGGAGCTAAGAGGGAAGAAGATTCGAGCTCAATGCCAATTTTGAAAAGCAAGGGAAACAGCATAAAGAACAATGAGGAAAAGATTAGAAAGTACCTGATGCTCAGAAGGTTGATTCCAACTGAAGAGCTAAGCTATGAGGAAATTGACTTTCTGTGCTTGCAGAGCACGGAAGAGAGGATGGATTATATTGCAGAAATGCTTGAATTTGGCCATCTGGAGTCTTTGCCCTTCAAAGTCAATGCTCATCCCGTGGATCATTCTATATACGGAGCTGTTGGATACATAATAGAGGATGGAAACTCAAAGAAAATAGCATACACTGGAGACTTCAGGATGCATGGAGAGAGAGGAGAAGAAACTTTGAAGTTCACCAATAAAGCAAAGGGAAGCGATGTTCTTATAATTGAAGGGACTAGGCTAGAGGATGATAGGGAGCATCATTACACCACGGAGCAGGATGTTTTTGAGAATTGCTCTGCAGTTGTGGGTGATGAGAAAGGATTGATAATCGCTGATTTCTCGGCCAGGAACTTTGAGAGGTTGAACATGTTCGCCAAGATAGCCAAGGAAAATGGAAGAAATTTGGTTGTCACGGATAAGGATGCTTACGCCATAACTGGACTATTAACTGCAGGCACTGAGATTGATGTTGAAAATATAATGGTGTACGACAAGCCCCAAGATAGAGTGGGATGGTGGCAGAAAATGCTAGCATACCATGATCTTTGGGAAGATAAGTATGTGGCTCCTGTAGAAATAAGAGAATATCCTGGAAATTACATACTTGCTTTTTCCCTCTACGACATGCCAAACATGATGGACATCAAAACCCAGGGAGGAATGTACTTATACTCTTCAACGGAGGCTTTCACGGAGGACATGGAGCTGGACTTTGTCACACTAAGCAACTGGCTAAGCAGGTACGGGATGAGAAGTGTTGGCTTTCATATG
Proteins encoded:
- a CDS encoding type II toxin-antitoxin system RelE/ParE family toxin, whose protein sequence is MSYDILFSPKSRRQIKGLKDEKLKEKIKEAVIEIGKDPWHKGTIKVEGYENIRRKRVGRYRILYMIDKQRKEVLIVKIEKRSETTYK
- a CDS encoding MBL fold metallo-hydrolase translates to MQLKIYDGAESIGGSKIYLRDGNHGIFLDFGLNFNIMGKYFKEFISMRAIRGLNDPIEMNLLPPIDVYREDLIPSDLNTSNWERIPVDAVLLTHAHMDHYGMIGYLRFDIPLVASPETLAIIKAYQDAGKSDNATSVIYGAKREEDSSSMPILKSKGNSIKNNEEKIRKYLMLRRLIPTEELSYEEIDFLCLQSTEERMDYIAEMLEFGHLESLPFKVNAHPVDHSIYGAVGYIIEDGNSKKIAYTGDFRMHGERGEETLKFTNKAKGSDVLIIEGTRLEDDREHHYTTEQDVFENCSAVVGDEKGLIIADFSARNFERLNMFAKIAKENGRNLVVTDKDAYAITGLLTAGTEIDVENIMVYDKPQDRVGWWQKMLAYHDLWEDKYVAPVEIREYPGNYILAFSLYDMPNMMDIKTQGGMYLYSSTEAFTEDMELDFVTLSNWLSRYGMRSVGFHMEGNKPKFDEGYHASGHASEEEIRSMIDSIDPDIIIPVHTTNPYWFAQNFNNTLILGNRESLNF
- a CDS encoding antitoxin AF2212-like protein — protein: MEVEAIYENGVLKLVSPVKIKDDKIVVRIVNRDEILTEEDMRDIIEAVDEREKGHYYKMEEVFE
- a CDS encoding ATP-binding protein, with the protein product MYVHRDLEDKFKKVADSYSVVALVGPRQSGKTTMLKELMKGHNSSYVLFDDPDARRLFDEDIKKFMVQYIEGYDLAVLDEVQYCKDPGSKLKYLADTGHRLWITSSSEIILSKDVLSFLVGRVGILRLNTFNIHEFLRAKGYKVLDEEILKRAVWEHTLYGGFPRVVLEESIEMKKEHLRNLHETMILKDVSRSFSIENIGMVERLSKYIAVNSGTLLSYSNMANALGISYQTLRKYLDALRKSGIIVEVPPFFTNRSREITKQPKIYFLDTGLRNSVAGFYPREMDGLLFENYVLSELIKMGLEPRYWRTKSKAEVDFIVERDGKIVPIEVKLQAKPEKVEKSMRAFIEKYEPEYALVVLYSGEKGEKRVNSTNVLFEDIEGLWKIMSH